The sequence GGGCGGCGAAGGATCCGGCGGGGGGAAAGCGGCCGATCCCGGGCGTGCGCAACGTCGTCGCCGTAGCGTCCGGGAAGGGGGGCGTGGGGAAGTCGACGATCAGCGCCAACCTTGCCGTAGCGCTGGCGCGGACCGGCGCCCGCGTCGGGCTGCTCGACGCCGATATCTACGGTCCGTCCATCCCGACCCTGTTCCACCTCAAGGGGCACCGGCTCGCCGGGGAGGACGACATGATCCTCCCCGCGGAGGCCCACGGGTTGAAGATCGTCTCGATCGGGTTCCTTCTGGAGGACGACAGCCCGGTCATCTGGCGCGGCCCGATGTTGATGAAGGCGCTGGAGCAGTTCCTCCATGGAACGAAGTGGGGGGGACTGGATTATCTCGTCATCGACCTGCCGCCGGGGACCGGGGACGTCCAGATCTCCCTCGTCCAGATGATCCCGGTGGCCGGGGCCGTGGTGGTCACGACGCCGCAGGACCTGGCGCTGATCGACGTGAAGAAGGCGGTGCGGATGTTCGAGAAGGTCGGCGTCCCCATCCTCGGCGTGGTCGAGAACATGAGCTAC is a genomic window of Candidatus Deferrimicrobium sp. containing:
- a CDS encoding Mrp/NBP35 family ATP-binding protein — encoded protein: MAYSGRKSGGVGAAKDPAGGKRPIPGVRNVVAVASGKGGVGKSTISANLAVALARTGARVGLLDADIYGPSIPTLFHLKGHRLAGEDDMILPAEAHGLKIVSIGFLLEDDSPVIWRGPMLMKALEQFLHGTKWGGLDYLVIDLPPGTGDVQISLVQMIPVAGAVVVTTPQDLALIDVKKAVRMFEKVGVPILGVVENMSY